Below is a genomic region from Triticum dicoccoides isolate Atlit2015 ecotype Zavitan chromosome 5A, WEW_v2.0, whole genome shotgun sequence.
ggagactaaaatctgtcagaaaattgaggaactccggagttattatgttggattatatccaaatgtAGAAAAACttagcagatcccttcacaaagggtctatcacgtaatgtgatagataatgcatcgatggagatgggtttgagacccaccgcatgagttgtccatagtggtaacccactctatgtgatcggagatcccgtgaagtagaagtgggagacaagctattggtcagctgggaggagagtatccctatattaattatcccactccgtgaagatgcaatactctcctgatctgcatggcaggttgatacttatcttaatgtgttccaagtggcttattcgggtaagcagagatgttgtcctgcagaacatcttctgaggaacacacctatatcaaTTTGACTGCTAACGtcacagtctgtgagaattgggtgttctctaataaattcatgaaaggccctggagtatgacgtatacgctccacccgcggggaagccttgcggcagcccagtatcggtcaagaatttatgtgaaactagtttcacagaaaacttgtagttcaatacatagtccactattcaagttgtgatctagtgtagcataaatttctaagtggaagttcaacttcacagtctccactaagcaccgatatataaaacaatgttttggaactaaatgatgagatgtgccaatgagactttgtgggggattattggaattttgctagtaggcctttggcccaaagcccaactaaaattctgaaattctcttggcccattcatgcacacatgtgagtggagtgagtgagcctaaagtttagtcccaccccggaagttgagagagagttgcacctctttataaggtgagctcttctaccacttgtatgagcatgagaagaggagacctacacgcgcgctcctcctccacgcctcgtcacgacgcgccgcgggttgcgggattgagccgagccgaggacagagctatgcacattgtctatatttttgctgcatgggaaaattaatgagtcattaattaataattaacggacgcgttaattactgaaccgtttccgattcttttggatcgtgatgactcggacgtggggtttactcccacgacctacccggcccgcactatatagtcaggcagacgtctaccctagccgctgccgcttcgtatggtttctcaccaccgttccagatcattgcgccgccaagcaagtcttctccatccctccttccagcgtgcaccgcgagaagggacagcaggcctccggaaccccgcctctcgtgatcctgtacgggagaggggcgatcaggtttttggggagcgcactcgcgcgactgctgccagcgacgactttgcgaacgacgacttcttccccgacctcagcaacctcatcctcgacgacatgggcgacaacgtcaacgctggtggtgctgcacccgctgcaccttatgtgattctatccttcctgttcgagatcgtggtagaattcatgcttctagtatgtgccctagatgtgatatgttcatctgctatgctagttcgcatgattagtttaatctctgctgctgtggtcatgatttatcttctgtttgttcggattaaatcttgtagtaatttgctcatatttccaacaatgagcAGGACGCtgagcggcctcctcgccggctcgTACGTGCTGCCGGTGTGTGTCCTGGTGGAGCTGCTGGGACTCATGGCCGCCTACGCTACGCGCCGCAATCACATTCACATGCGAAGGACGGCGTATGTGGCTCGGCACCTTTGAGACGTCCGGGCTCGCCACGCGCGTATGACGCATTTGCGTGGAGGCACGGCCGGAGCCGATCTATCCCAGTGTTGTAGAATTATGTTGTTTGAAATGTTTAATGTTGAACGAGATTCACTTAAAATGTGGAATGAATCATGTTAAAGTTTTCTCTCTCCTACCCTATATGGGTTTTTATATCACCAGTTGGAGGTGCTCTTGGTGAACATGACCACCCTAAATCATGTCGATAATGCTGCATCTACGTAAGCCTGTGAAACGAGAGAGATAGAGATTGGATTGGCGCACCAAACCTGGTGGCCTCAGGATGTATTTATAGGGTGCAACTAGGGCACAAGATACAGTTGGTTACAGGAGATAGATACAATATTAACAACCTCCTATACCCTAACAATATACAGTTTAACATCCCCCCTCAATCTAGACTTCCTACACGAAGGTTCAGATTGTATCTGTTTGAGACGAAAGGTGTCTCAgctaatggcttggtgaagatgtccgcAAGCTgttctttggaagagatgaacctaacATCCAATGCTTTGGCTGCAACTCGTTCGCGAACAAAATGGAAATCCACCTTGATGTGTTTTGTTCTGGCGTGGAATACCGGGTTAGCAGACAAGTAAGTGGCGCCCAAATTATCACACCACAAGATTGGAGGCCGTGGCATAAAAACTCCAAGCTCTCCAAGAACTGACTGAACCCAGATTATCTCAGCTGTACCATTTGCAATGGCCTTGTACTCAGACTCCTTACTGGATCGCGAGACAGTGGCCTTCTTTCTAGAGCTCCATGATACAAGATTGGGACCAAGAAAGACAGCAAACCCTCCTGTAGACCTGCGATCATCACTGCACCCAGCCCAGTCTGCGTCAGAAAAGCAACTCAACACCATGGATGGAGACTTGCGTATGGAAAGACTCATGCCATGGGTGTACTTTAAGTACCGCAAGATCCGTTTAGCAGCTGAAAAATGTACAGTCGTTGGTGCATGGAGGAACTGACAGACACGATTCACAGCAAAGGAAATATCTGGTCGAGTCAGTGTTAGGTACTGGAGAGCGCCAACCAGACTGCGGTATTGAGTGATGTCATCCTGAGAGAGAGGTACCCCATAATCCTTATTGATATTTTCACTGGAGGACATGGGAGTAGTGGAAACCTTGCACTTCTCCATGTTGGCACGATGAAGAATGTCGCCAATGTATTTTTGTTGTGAGAGCATAATCCCCTGTGGCAACGATCTCACCTCAACACCAAGAAAAAAGTGCAAAGGACCAAGATCCTTGAGAGCAAAAGTGGCATGAAGATCAGCAAGCAACCTGGTCGTGGCAGTAGGCGAGGAGCTGGCcacaataatgtcatcaacatagacaagcatgaACATGGTGACACTGCCATGATGAAAGATAAACAGAGAAGTGTCTGCTTTAGATGCCACAAAGCCAAGCTGAAGCAGTCGAGAGCTGAGCCGAGAGTACCAGGCTCGGGGTGCCTGTTTGAGTCCATAGATAGCTTTCTGCAGCTTACACAGAGCCCGAGGAGCAGTGGGATCCACAAATCCTGGAGGTTGCCGCATATACACCTGTTCTTGGAGAACTCCATGAAGGAAAGCATTCTGAACATCCAAATGGCGCAGACTCCAGCCACGAGAAACCGCAATGGAAAGGACCAAGCGAACAGTGACTGGTTTGACAACGGGGCTGAACGTATCATCATAGTCAAGACCATAGCGCTGTTTAAACCCTTTGGCAACGAGACGTGTCTTGTGACGATCAATGGTGCCATCGGCCTTGTACTTGATTTTGAAAACCCATTTGCAGTCAATGACATTAACATGGGGTGGCGGTGGAACTAAAGTCCACGTACCATTGTGACAAAGCGCATCAAGCTCAGACTGCATAGCGGCACGCCAAGCTGGAGATGCCATGGCTTCACGATGATCACGAGGTTCCCGATAGACCAGAAAGGCATGTATTGATGGATCATAATTAATGGTGCCGTCCGTACGTTGCACAGCCTTGCGAGTATGATCGCGTGTGCGTGTCACCATCGTATGCGCAGGTGGTACAGCAGCCCTGGGCACAGAGGATCCGGAGGCAGAAGCTGCGGAGGGGACAAGATCCACCTGGGATCGCGTGTCACCAGGGGACACGGCAGGCGGGATCGGATCCCCCTGGGATCCCGTGTTGCCAGCGGGTGCAGGAGAATCCTGCAGCGATCCCGAGGAGAGACCAGGCGACTCGTGCGCGCCTGACGCGGGACAGGGCCGGCCCACCGGCTGGCGAGCGGGCACGTGGGCGCCTGTCTGCGGCGGGTTGGAGGCGACAGGGGGCGGGCCCGTGCCAGGCCCCGCCACTGAGGGGGGCGGGTGGGGCGATGGAGCGACCAAGCCGCCAGAAGGCGCCACATGGGCCAACGGCAccccgcgaccgcctggcggactgCTGTCCGGGAGTGGCGCGTGATCCGAGGCCGGATCCACTCCGGATTCCGTGCCCAGATCTTCCTCGGACGCGGGATTGCCCGCCGCACCTGGGATCATCTGCGCCAAAGGGGATCCTGCATCCAAATTAGTAGACACAGCAGGTATACCATAGTTCATGTGGTCATGCAGAAATAAAAGTATGGCGTGTTCGGCAACGCGAGGTGGTATGGGAGAGGTAGAAGGGGTGGCAAAAGGAAAAATTGTTTCATCAAACGTGGCATCCCTAGAGATATAGACACGAGCCGTGGGTAGATGAAGGCATTTATATCCTTTGTGGCGAATGATATAGCTAACAAACACACACTGTTGGGATCGAAAAGCAAGTTTGTGCGTGTTGTAGGGACGCATGTTGGGCCAACAAGCACAACCAAACGTACGAAGAGCTGTGTAGTCTGgtttggtttggaagagtttcTCCATAGGACTAAGGCTGCCAATGACACGACTAGGGAGTCTATTGATGAGGTAGCAAGCCGAGAGGTAGGCCTCATCCCAAAAATGAAGTGGCATGGATGCATGTGATAGTAAAGAAAGTCCCATGTCAACAATATGGCGATGCTTCCTTTCGGCTGAACCATTTTGCTGGAATTCACGAAAAACTTCAAACACATCACATTTTCTCTTGAGAAGGTAAATCCACACAAATTTACTATAATCATCGATAAATGAAACATAGTACTGGAACCCACCAGAAGAAGTTTTGGCAGGTCCCCACACATCCGAAAAAATAAGTTCTAATGGAGAAGAAGAAACACTTGATGATCTGGGAAAGGGAAGCTGGTGTGCTTTGCCTTGTTGACAAGCGTGACACACATGGGTCATAGACCGACTAGAGGAAGCTAGTTTATTGGATGATAAAACTTGCTGAATGACTTGAATGGGTGGGTGGCCAAGCCTGGCGTGCCAATCTTCAGATGACAGCCGAACCGAAGACAGGGCATGATGGGATGACGGCCGAATGGGGTAGAGCCCATTCTCACATCTGCCTTGAGGTAGAACCCTCTTGGTGATCAAATCCTTCATGAGAAAGTGAGTAGGGTAATACTTTAGATAAGCATTATTATCCACAGCAAGACGATTGACAGAGAGAAGGTTCTTGTCAGCATTGGGAACATGCAAAATATTGCGAAGTTTGAGATTGGTAGAGGGAGTAGGAAGAATTGCATGACCACGATGAGCTATGTGCAAACCTGAGCCGTCAGCAGTGTGGATGCGATCTCTTCCTGGGTACTTCTCCCGGATGGTGAGGCGATCcagatcgccggtgatatgatccgtGGCGCCGGTGTCGGTGAACCAAGTAGGGTCACCTAAGATGGAAGGAGGAGAAGCAGCGGCAAGCCCGACCATCTTGGACTGTTGTGGCTGGAACGCATGATTATAGCGTTGGCCACACTCCCAGGCATAATGCCCAGGACCGCGACAGAGTTGGCACTGGACGCGGTGATCGCCGCGGTCGCCGTAGTCATCGCGGTCACCACCGCGGTTTCCACCAAAGTCGCCTTGTTGGCgcacgccgccgccaccgcggtTCCCGCGATCACCGCCGCGAGAATTGTTGTTGTAGTTGCCGCGATCACCGCCGCGAGAATTGTTGTTGTAGTTGCCGCGATCTCCGGAGTTACCGCGGCCCTTGCCACGGTAGTTGCCCCTGCCCCAATTGGAGTTGTTGGTGTTGCCGTTGGGGTCTCGGGCGACGTAGTTGGCGGAGGAGCTGCCATGTTGAAGATGAAGGCAGAAGCATTGTACTCACGGCGCCGTTCGAAGGAAATTGCATGAGAGTAAAACTCACCAAGAGACATACCCTCAGGACGGGTGGTGTAGGCGGTGATGAGGGGCTCGTAGTCGCTGTCGAGGCTGGTGATGACAGCGGTGATGATGTCCTCCTCACGCATGGGGCGGCCGACGGCTGCAAGCTGGTCAGCGTTGGCGCGGATCTTGGCAAAATAATCTGCCATGGACAAGGTGCCCTTCCTGAAGACCGCCATGTCCAGCTTGATCTGGACGATGCTGGCGCGGCAGTGGGCGGTGTACATCTCCTCGACATGAGACCAGATGGCCCGAGAGGTGTCCAGCTGATGCACTTGCTGCAGCACCTCGTTAGAGAGAGAGGCGAGGAGGTAGCTGAGGATGCTTTGGTCCTGGCGAAACCAGGTTGCATACTCCGGGTTGGGAGCACACACCCCCTTGTCATCGGGGTCCAGAAGCTTGGCGGGGGCAGGAAGCGTGCCATCGACGTAGCCCGTGGCGCCAGCTATACGCAGAGGAGGAAGGATTTGAGCcttccagagaagaaaattggaggTGGTGAGTTTGGCGGTGATAAGGCTAGCGGAGGGAGGAGGAACGGCATAGGCCGGCGGGCCATTGAAGGCGGCAGGGAGGGAGAGCGTGGTTAGGGTAGCAGAAGAAGAGGCGGAAGCCGTGGGAGAGTCCATGATGCGATCAAGCGAGAAGGCCTGATACCATGTGAAACGAGAGAGATAGAGATCTGATCGGCGCACCAAACCTGGTGGCCTCAGGATGTATTTATAGGGTGCAACTAGGGCACAAGATACAGTTGGTTACAGGAGATAGATACAATATTAACAACCTCCTATATCCTAACAATATACAGTTTAACAAAGCCTACCTAAAACATCTACGTAAACTTCCTAACTAACacttctcccccctgattttcaagGGGGTGGGCTCCTTCCTCCCCAATCCTCCAATTCTAATCCACCAGCTGGCCGATTACGTTAAACATGTAACACAAatttcgtaggtgtagcattactgccCTAAATACTGTATTACAAACCCATTTAAGCACAAAAGTAATAATTACTtacctactactccctccgtaaactaatataagagcgtttagaatactaaaatagtgatctaaacgctcttatattagtttacagagggagtactttctgGCTTTTGGGTATGATTCAAGGCATACACAATCACATGATAATGACAAATTTTACGAGGACACCGGGTGTTTATTATTCCATTAGGTCCGCCCCTTTCTTCTCTGCCAGCTGCTTGAAAGTAAGAGGCATGGTAAACTGCGCCGGGCCATGGAAGAATGCGTCGGCCGCAATCTTAGCGGCCCGCTGTGTGGCGTGCACCCAGTCCCAGTAGACGTAGCCATCACGGTCGCCGCAGATGTTCGAGGTGGGCAGGCAACCGGCCTCCCCGCCGAGCCTCCCGCTCCCGCAGCACGCGCTAGTCGCGTTCACGAAGCCTTGAGCCTGCGGGTCAGCGATGAGGGCTTGCCTGTGGGCAAAGCCGTCGGCGAGGGAGTAGGCGAGGCCCGGCAGCCTGGGCGCTAGGTCGGCGAGGAAGGACTCGAGGGCGCCATTGAACCCGGCCGCTAGCTCGTTTGTGCCGTCGTTGCATGCGCCGGTCGCGTCGTGCGCGCGGACCATTGGGATACACCCGGACAGGCCAACGTTGATGATGCCGATCTTCCTCGCGCCCATCATGTACAGATCCTGCATAGTATTAGAAAACAGAAATGGTTGGTGCCCACGATGAAGCATGTACTGGTACGGTGGTACCTAACGTGATGTCGGCGACGAAACAACTTGGTTGGCTTGTGTTTCGACGTGAGCTGGAGGAATAATGCGGGATGGATGGATGTTCAACGAGGTAAATAACTGTACTAGCAGATTGCTCATGCCCGCGCACGCTTAATTAAAGGTACCGTGATGGTGGCGGAGTAGTTGGAGATGAGGCTGCCGTAGAGCGCGGCGACGTCGCTCTGTGTGGTCGACTTGTTCTTGGCCTGCTGCGCCATGGCGAACTGTATCAGGTCGTTGCTGCCGATGCCGATGAGGAAGAAGGACTCTGCGAGCAGGTCGCTGACCACGGCGGAGCCCAGCTTGGCCTCCATCGCCGCTCTTGTCGAATGGAAGTATTGGACCTGCTTCGACAACgggatgttgtttccggcgccctgCATCCGGCCAGAAGCACGGACCAAATTTTTGAGGAATTAAGCAAGGACCAATCACAATACATTGACAGTCTTCAAAAGGAGAACAGATCTCTCGATCTGGCTCGACTTCATACTAACTGGTTTGAAACTACTCCTCTAAGCAGTGGATTAATTAGTACTTACCGTCGAATCGAGAATCCCAGCTCCTGCAGAAGCATAGCTTACACCTCTGAGCAGAGCAGTGCCGATCAGACGACGATGAGCTTTCAGCGACAGATAAGCAGGAGGGCTCCTCTCGAACCCCAGATTCTTGGCTGCATCCATGAGTAACATTCACGAACAAATCATCATTTTCTACCAACTAATGATATCACTTTCTACCAACAATTGATATGATGGATCGATTGACTGACGTACCAATGAAGTCGGCCACATTGTAGCCATTGCTGAACCTTCCGGTGGGCCTTGGCCCTCCGGGTCCAGGGAAGTCGACGCCATGGAAGGGCTTGTTGGCCCTTGGGACACTGTTCCCCGGCAGGTAGTTGTTGTTGCCCACGTCCAGTGACGAATCCCCGAGCACGTAGATCGCCGGCACAGCTCTCGCCGTCTTGCCAGGCCGGAACCCCGCAAGAGCACTGAGCACCATGACAAGGCCAGCAACAACGCCCTTCATTGTATCAATCTAGTCAAGAGTTATTACTCAGCTGAGGATCCAATACAGAGCTCATCAAGAACAAGTACAGgaagaaaggaggaagaagagggacaGCACGCCTTTCCCCTGCACAGCAGCTCTTTAAactcacgcacgcacgcacacttaCAGACGGGCCCCGCACAGCCCTGTCGTCGGGAAGTGATCCAACCGTTGCTGGCACATCGGACGGCTGGCTTCTGTGCGTGTGTGGACCGTCTGGCCCATGCTCATATGCTAATGCTATGCTTCAGCCTCCTCTGTCCTGCTCTGTTCAGCTAGGGCATGctgtgtctcaaaaaaaaaaaaagctagGGCATGCTCTGCTTCGGCTCTCTTGGCTGTTGCTTCTCCCATTCACATTCATTTCATGGCCTGTCTCCATGCCTGCCTTGCGAATGTACATCTCGCTAGGGGCCATATTTAGCTATTTCATCAGTACTCAACACTGATTCCGATTAAGGTAATGTTAGTTGGTCAGCCCAACGTGGTTGTTCGGATATTAAATCTTACCGTTGAGTTTGTAGAAAACAAGTTTTTATCTGATTTTTAGTTAAACCAGTTTCTTTACTAAAAGGATTGTTAATAGTCAGGTTTATAGAGCGTTACATTTGGGTTGGGAACTGTGTTTGTTCAGTTCCATCTTtggataaaaaaattcaaaaacgagATTCAGATTCTACTTGTAATGCATGCAACCAGTCTTATTAATTATAAAGCGGAGTACAGAACAAGGACAATCACGGCTGAACCCTTATAAGATGGGTGCATCCGTTGAATATGGGTCGTTAAATCAAAGGGATTGGATGGTGCAAATCCATTTTACTACCTCCGATTTTGTGTAGTATTTCTTAGCCTGAGGGGCCAATTGGACATTACACAGTTTCAAATCGGTGTGCGGGTTCCCTCCAACGAGCAGAATGGGATCTGAAAAAAATTTGTTTGAGTCAACGTTCTCGTCTGCCCGCTCTAGTCCTCTCTTTTTACATGAAGCGCTAGGGTTTGAGCCCTCGTCGGCTGAATCGAGACCTGCACCTGCCCCTCTCACCATCTGCCACTCCCCCACACCCAATTCTCGCATGCGCATCTACCTCCCCGGAGACAGAGGCGGCGGTAGGAGTCGTTCTCAATGCTAGCGGACTCCTATGGGATGGGGATGAAGCCGGCCTGTTCGGGGGATGAGTGTCGGCTGGGGACATGGCGAAGAGGAGATGTGCATGGTTCCGAGTGCCATCGGGGCCTCTACGAGAAGGAATGGAGTCCCAAGGCAAAATGATGGTGAGCTCCCGTTCTTTGGCCTCATCCACCCCACATACAAAATCCAAGTAATTCAATGACTGTTAATCCTGTGGAATTATTTTAGGAAATGATTTGACTACTAATACAATTATAGATCATATTTAAGCTTTGTCATTTCAATTTGGCTGATACGTGAGACTTGGTCCATTTTGGATTGGGGGCAAAGAAAGAGAGATATTAATCTATTATTTTCAGATTGTAGTACACACAAGTGATAGCCTTTCTTGATGAATATTTTTTATGGTCGCTTCTTCATGTGTAATTGGTGGATTGGAGTAATATATGAGACCTTATGTATGAGTGGTTGATGGACATGGACATGTGGTTTTTCTAATTGATAGATTCAGAGGACATATGCACTATTTGAGGATTCTCATAAATGCTTATTATGGTGATGTAGCTTTGAAACACTTAGTCCATCGAAGGGTGTTGTTGTTGAAGATTTTATCTGCAAGAACAAAGGATTGAGCATGAAAGGCTCGTCCACCAAAGGGATAAACTGTTGGATATCTATATACGATTTTACTTCTAAGAATTTGTTTACGTAGGCTATGGTAAAGTATCAATAATTTTTGTTGGTAATTTTTTATCAACTTTAGTTGTCGACTTGTAAATTATGACCATGATAGTTTTTCTTATGAATTTTGTCATTATAAATATTGATGATGGCTAAGACTGTTGCACTGGATTGTAGAAATATATGTTATGCGAATAGTTATGACAAGGTGAGAGCCTTCCGCACAAGTCATGTTGTAAGatataatttatcatgaactccAAGTTCTGGCATTATATATGCACTACAACATTAAAGTAGCAACTCCAATGTATGGGCGGTGAGACGACTTTGCATGGAGGCACAGacagcggcgcagggcggcggccTCCGAGGCGTTGTCAGGGATACGTCTCGGTCGATCCAGGCGGTCTCCCATCTCTGGCACCAGGTCATTCCAGGGCATGTCTGGACCAAATTGGTGGGAGTGCGAGAGCGGTAGTATTTCCAGCGTCATGACTAATCGACAACATCGTACATTGCCTCGTCCATCGCTCAGAGAAGGACATCCATTCTAATGGCCAACTCGCCATATTTTTCAATCATGCCCCGCTGCTCCTCCTCTTTAAGAGATATGATCGCGTACTCCGCCGTGTCCACCATATCCTTATAGGTGACATGCCATGAAGTGATCTCCTTCATCTTTGCCCACTTCGCAGAACCACCTGCTGAGTGCGCCTGAAACAACCTGTTCCATCCCCTACTGCCATCCATCTTCATAAAACCATACAAAGATGCCATTATTAATAAAAAACATAATGCGACATGTGACATATATAGCAGCATATATAAATGACTAACTAAATAGCTAGCAACTAATTCTAACCTAGAAGGCTCACCATCATCACATAAAGATCTCTTGTCTCTTTTTCAACATACCAAAATTCATCATACAAAATACATATATAACCTATAGCAAACATCACATCACTTGACGCATACATGCAGCAAAAAATCATCACTACTCAAGTCATATAATAGCTTCCACAAGCTCATATCATATGAAAATGGTCTACATTTCATATTTAATATCCTCGATCTTCTCACATACTACACGATTGCCAAACAACAACTAACTAATAACTTACTAATTAATGAAAATAAACATTTCA
It encodes:
- the LOC119304152 gene encoding GDSL esterase/lipase At5g55050-like isoform X2 — encoded protein: MKGVVAGLVMVLSALAGFRPGKTARAVPAIYVLGDSSLDVGNNNYLPGNSVPRANKPFHGVDFPGPGGPRPTGRFSNGYNVADFIAKNLGFERSPPAYLSLKAHRRLIGTALLRGGAGNNIPLSKQVQYFHSTRAAMEAKLGSAVVSDLLAESFFLIGIGSNDLIQFAMAQQAKNKSTTQSDVAALYGSLISNYSATITDLYMMGARKIGIINVGLSGCIPMVRAHDATGACNDGTNELAAGFNGALESFLADLAPRLPGLAYSLADGFAHRQALIADPQAQGFVNATSACCGSGRLGGEAGCLPTSNICGDRDGYVYWDWVHATQRAAKIAADAFFHGPAQFTMPLTFKQLAEKKGADLME
- the LOC119304152 gene encoding GDSL esterase/lipase At5g37690-like isoform X1 — encoded protein: MKGVVAGLVMVLSALAGFRPGKTARAVPAIYVLGDSSLDVGNNNYLPGNSVPRANKPFHGVDFPGPGGPRPTGRFSNGYNVADFIAKNLGFERSPPAYLSLKAHRRLIGTALLRGVSYASAGAGILDSTGAGNNIPLSKQVQYFHSTRAAMEAKLGSAVVSDLLAESFFLIGIGSNDLIQFAMAQQAKNKSTTQSDVAALYGSLISNYSATITDLYMMGARKIGIINVGLSGCIPMVRAHDATGACNDGTNELAAGFNGALESFLADLAPRLPGLAYSLADGFAHRQALIADPQAQGFVNATSACCGSGRLGGEAGCLPTSNICGDRDGYVYWDWVHATQRAAKIAADAFFHGPAQFTMPLTFKQLAEKKGADLME